One window of the Anopheles cruzii chromosome 2, idAnoCruzAS_RS32_06, whole genome shotgun sequence genome contains the following:
- the LOC128278611 gene encoding ubiquinone biosynthesis O-methyltransferase-like — protein MDSKLAVICELCWSFLQAMAIKCFRALSVAFLSLVDGLSMRGTVADEVATFDQLASRWWNLDGPMMLLHKLNDLRVPLVVEGLISAGKMDRKQRFKTDALEGLKILDVGCAGGIYTEALAKLHATVVGIDPAEHLIEVAKAHAETQPELKDRCHFLVESMEQHAAGDNSAKYDVVVLSETIEHVVDKSELLKDIASVLKSGGSVFITTWSKQWWGWLLAVVILERVMRLLPRGTHDYSKFISQEDAEAMLEGYNCRTVERRAYYLKFWENEWTWVPFNNFAYTLHAIKE, from the exons ATGGATTCGAAACTAGCAGTCATCTGCGAGCTTTGTTGGTCTTTTCTACAAGCGATGGCGATCAAATGCTTCCGAGCGCTGTCGGTCGCATTTCTAAGCCTGGTAGATGGCCTTTCGATGCGTGGAACAGTGGCAGACGAAGTCGCAACGTTCGATCAGCTTGCCAGCCGCTGGTGGAACCTGGATGGACCAATGATGCTGCTCCACAAATTAAACGATTTACG CGTCCCGCTGGTCGTGGAAGGACTCATCAGTGCGGGAAAAATGGATCGTAAACAGCGCTTCAAGACGGATGCGCTGGAAGGGCTGAAAATACTGGATGTTGGTTGCGCCGGTGGCATCTACACGGAAGCCCTCGCCAAGTTGCACGCAACCGTTGTCGGTATCGATCCCGCGGAGCATCTGATTGAGGTAGCCAAAGCTCACGCTGAAACTCAGCCGGAACTCAAGGACCGCTGCCATTTTCTCGTGGAATCGATGGAGCAACATGCGGCCGGGGACAACTCCGCCAAGTACGACGTGGTGGTGCTGTCGGAAACGATCGAACATGTCGTGGACAAGAGCGAACTGCTGAAAGACATTGCTTCCGTGCTGAAATCCGGCGGTTCAGTGTTCATCACGACCTGGAGTAAGCAGTGGTggggctggctgctggccgttgTGATTCTCGAGCGCGTTATGAGGCTTCTGCCGAGGGGAACCCACGATTACAGCAAGTTCATCAGCCAGGAAGACGCAGAGGCCATGCTTGAGGGCTACAATTGTCGCACGGTCGAGCGCCGTGCGTACTATTTGAAGTTCTGGGAAAACGAGTGGACCTGGGTGCCGTTCAACAACTTTGCCTACACTTTACATGCGATCAAGGAGTGA
- the LOC128278612 gene encoding uncharacterized protein LOC128278612: MDQSSVEATISSSSLSTCSNALTQLPDASHSSDMECIEENVIIDEITEVAPTSVTLRYCKRKFLRPYVIILAMAGLRPNSTDLELLGRWLGHLQTVLILLLLTLGYILQFMFGFRRDYGFPVVGELNPASPSTTTSSIAMLSWPPRTPRITEGTEPPPNATSFEADRTETVASGETIFIYLIPALLHLNGYLLAVFIYRFADNEQLQSLVERVFILSNNPRRAVVTLWVYFALGLGWLGASIVYVTMLSGDGAAGYARFNSFRWPLRFGWTHTAELLKTFLTVTIFFHDLVQMVVIVSYSLICYLLRCYLKALKEKLLLHTIEPLNWMREICEFRKLLHHLNTRISLPVASLTVLNLSYAVSSVVHLFRDMTACPINIFTASLTNIVLWLLIALLPFFQAASLTVTCRQTQSCGHLISIRPFVHRNTSSEDLNTVLLYASSLKMAAKLFRMPVRAHYLCFVVLVCILTVLTFGMCLNISSGWR; encoded by the exons ATAGACGAAATAACGGAAGTGGCACCAACGTCCGTCACGCTGCGCTACTGCAAGCGTAAG TTTCTGCGTCCGTATGTCATAATTCTGGCCATGGCCGGTCTCCGACCGAATTCCACCGATCTGGAGCTCCTGGGACGCTGGTTGGGACACCTGCAGACCGTTCTGATCCTGCTTCTGCTCACGCTCGGCTACATACTGCAGTTTATGTTCGGATTCAG GCGTGACTATGGGTTCCCGGTGGTGGGCGAGTTGAACCCAGCATCTCCGTCGACCACAACCAGCAGCATTGCCATGCTGTCGTGGCCACCACGGACACCGCGGATaacggaaggaacggaacCACCTCCTAATGCGACCAGTTTCGAAGCAGATCGAACCGAaacggtggcttccggtgaaACCATCTTCATCTATCTGATTCCGGCCCTGCTGCACCTGAACGGCTATCTGTTGGCAGTCTTCATTTATCGATTCGCCGACAACGAACAGCTGCAGAGTCTCGTCGAACGG GTATTTATTCTCAGCAATAACCCTCGGCGCGCGGTGGTAACACTTTGGGTGTACTTTGCGCTGGGCCTTGGGTggctgggcgcctccatcgtttACGTAACGATGCTCTCGGGCGATGGGGCCGCCGGTTACGCGCGGTTCAATTCCTTCCGCTGGCCGCTACGGTTCGGGTGGACACACACTGCCGAGCTGCTGAAAACGTTTCTCACCGTTACGATATTCTTCCACGATCTCGTTCAAATGGTGGTAATCGTAAGCTACAGCCTGATATGCTATCTGCTGCGCTGCTACTTGAAGGCCCTTAAAGAGAAGTTGCTTCTTCATACGATTGAACCGCTCAACTGGATGAGG GAGATCTGCGAGTTCCGGAAGCTGCTACACCACCTGAACACGCGGATTTCGCTTCCGGTCGCCAGCCTCACGGTGCTGAATCTCAGCTACGCCGTGTCGAGCGTTGTCCATCTGTTTCGCGATATGACGGCGTGCCCGATTAACATATTCACCGCCAGCCTCACCAACATCGTGCTCTGGCTGCTCATCGCACTGTTGCCGTTCTTTCAG GCCGCCAGCTTAACTGTCACCTGCCGCCAAACGCAATCCTGTGGCCATCTGATAAGCATCCGCCCGTTCGTGCACCGCAACACGTCGTCTGAGGATCTGAACACGGTCCTGCTGTACGCTTCGTCGCTGAAGATGGCGGCCAAATTGTTCCGGATGCCCGTCCGCGCCCACTACCTGTGCTTCGTCGTGCTCGTCTGCATCCTCACCGTCCTGACGTTCGGAATGTGTCTCAACATTTCGTCCGGTTGGCGCTAA
- the LOC128268295 gene encoding ubiquinone biosynthesis O-methyltransferase, mitochondrial-like → MLPQRGFTLFRVTVSNVCITRPLSSTAETIRTQYSNVDQQEVENLSKQSSEWWDPCGPIRGLHAMNALRVPLIRDGLIATGIVGKERISKPKVLENVNILEVGCGGGILSEALARLHAKVVGIDPSEKLISVACEHAKASAVLSPDRIQYHVETIEQHASKNPERYDAVVASEVLEHVSDKVLFIEQCVGALKPGGSLFITTINKTAPSWLGAIVAAEYLLHLVPEGTHDWDKFVSPGDLQRILSCYNCNTIVEHGMFYQFWANQWCWTGNTDINYAIQAVKLAET, encoded by the exons ATGTTACCACAGCGGGGCTTCACATTGTTTAGAGTCACAGTTTCGAACGTATG CATAACTCGACCGCTTTCCTCTACTGCAGAAACCATACGAACACAGTACAGCAACGTAGATCAGCAGGAGGTGGAAAACCTTTCAAAACAGTCCAGCGAATGGTGGGACCCATGTGGTCCGATCCGGGGATTACACGCGATGAATGCGCTCCGAGTTCCGCTAATCCGGGACGGGCTGATCGCCACCGGGATCGTCGGTAAAGAGAGAATAAGCAAACCAAAGGTGCTGGAGAACGTCAACATCCTTGAGGTGGGCTGTGGAGGGGGAATTTTGAGCGAAGCGCTAGCCAGACTTCATGCCAAAGTTGTGGGCATTGATCCGAGCGAAAAGCTGATTTCGGTTGCCTGCGAACATGCTAAAGCCAGCGCAGTGTTGAGCCCAGACCGCATCCAGTATCACGTGGAAACGATAGAGCAGCATGCTTCGAAAAATCCAGAACGGTACGATGCAGTCGTTGCGTCGGAAGTGCTTGAACACGTTAGCGACAAAGTGCTGTTCATTGAGCAGTGTGTCGGTGCTTTGAAGCCCGGAGGATCCCTCTTCATTACGACGATAAACAAGACAGCGCCATCGTGGTTGGGAGCGATCGTAGCTGCGGAATATTTACTTCATTTGGTCCCTGAGGGCACCCATGATTGGGATAAATTTGTGTCCCCGGGTGACCTGCAGAGGATACTATCATGCTACAATTGCAACACCATTGTGGAGCATGGCATGTTCTACCAGTTCTGGGCGAACCAGTGGTGCTGGACAGGAAACACCGATATTAACTACGCCATTCAAGCAGTGAAGCTGGCAGAAACTTAA
- the LOC128268293 gene encoding probable DNA-directed RNA polymerase III subunit RPC6 — translation MDEIATVGFQIIALVRDKPEGITNDDLSEALQSVAVEERLQAVNKLLVDGVLEILKRGNTLVYRLKDPGKKSNAPKDIDNEERVIYNIVEEGGNKGIWIRDIRVKSNLVMTQLTKVLKQLENKKLIKAVKSVNASKKKVYMLYNLEPDRSITGGAWYQDQDFEAEFVDVLNQQCLRFLRMKRDSARTSTDGPLAVQKLSECSVADVHRFISDLGISKISLDEDDLETILKTVVYDGKAERIAQVDGKFLYRAIEAPLEPPGLVQIPCGICPVIKNCSDCGEVTPKLCTYISEWLD, via the exons ATGGACGAAATCGCCACTGTTGGTTTTCAAATAATTGCGCTAGTGAGAGATAAACCGGAAGGCATTACCAACGATGACCTTTCGGAAGCGCTGCAATCCGTTGCGGTGGAAGAACGGTTGCAGGCAGTAAACAAGCTGCTCGTGGATGGTGTGCTGGAGATACTGAAGCGAGGCAACACGCTGGTCTACCGCCTGAAGGATCCGGGCAAGAAGTCGAACGCTCCGAAGGACATCGACAATGAGGAACGGGTCATTTACAATATCGTGGAAGAGGGTGGCAACAAGGGCATCTGGATACGGGATATTCGCGTGAAATCGAACTTGGTCATGACGCAGCTGACGAAGGTGCTGAAACAGTTGGAGAACAAAAAGTTGATAAAAGCGGTGAAATCTGTTAAT GCAAGCAAAAAGAAAGTGTACATGCTATACAACCTGGAACCGGATCGATCCATCACCGGCGGTGCCTGGTATCAGGATCAGGACTTTGAGGCCGAGTTCGTCGATGTGCTCAACCAACAGTGTCTTCGGTTTCTGCGCATGAAGCGCGATTCAGCGCGTACGTCTACCGATGGCCCACTAGCGGTGCAGAAGCTCTCGGAGTGTTCCGTGGCGGACGTTCACCGGTTTATCTCCGATCTCGGCATTAGCAAGATAAGTCTCGACGAGGACGACCTTGAAACAATTCTCAAGACGGTGGTGTACGACGGGAAAGCCGAGCGGATTGCACAGGTCGATGGAAAGTTTCTCTACCGTGCGATCGAGGCGCCGCTTGAACCGCCCGGTTTGGTGCAGATACCGTGCGGTATCTGTCCGGTGATAAAAAATTGCTCCGACTGCGGAGAAGTTACACCCAAGCTTTGCACGTACATCAGTGAATGGTTGGACTGA
- the LOC128268292 gene encoding uncharacterized protein LOC128268292, whose amino-acid sequence MLPILTDFGKFYNRLSILVTVFITVNLARIRAENCGQEELAKCARPFQVIQSSTDLSIATKKEDLDKICPDLNNGLQCIRSYTRRCMTLEQRNRFNKLYNGTHQFVRDLCREGEYQSEFLSHAPCLQLVKPDYEVCGRRYHHTVTAITQQSQQQSAEHYQHHHDHEHHQLQESSGHQHERRHRRNHRTASRTDEDDVRTVCCSFLEYLDCSEAAARNTCGRDTAQFTRGFLDKMSSTLIKMYCEDYYKSNKCPSVYSSSASTQLHSVALLLIPTLLSTVSSWTSSWWTLRSDALLRLR is encoded by the exons TGAATCTTGCCCGGATACGAGCGGAAAACTGTGGCCAGGAAGAGCTGGCCAAGTGTGCCCGTCCATTTCAGGTGATACAATCGTCCACGGATCTGTCCATCGCGACCAAAAAGGAGGACCTTGATAAAATATGCCC TGATCTAAATAACGGGCTGCAGTGCATCCGTAGTTACACACGCCGTTGCATGACCCTCGAGCAGCGTAACCGCTTCAACAAGCTGTACAACGGCACGCACCAATTCGTTCGTGACCTTTGCCGGGAGGGCGAGTATCAGAGCGAGTTCCTCTCGCACGCACCCTGTCTGCAGCTGGTCAAGCCAGACTACGAGGTTTGTGGCCGCCGGTACCACCACACGGTCACTGCCATCACGCAGCAGTCGCAGCAACAGTCGGCGGAGCACTATCAGCACCATCACGACCACGAACACCACCAGCTGCAGGAGTCAAGTGGACACCAACACGAACGGCGCCACCGGAGAAATCATCGAACCGCCAGCCGgacggacgaggacgacgtgcGGACCGTTTGCTGCTCCTTCTTGGAGTACCTCGATTGCTCGGAGGCCGCAGCACGGAACACCTGCGGCCGGGATACGGCCCAGTTCACCCGGGGCTTCCTGGACAAAATGTCCTCCACGTTAATAAAG ATGTACTGCGAGGACTACTACAAGTCGAACAAATGTCCATCGGTCTACTCGTCATCGGCCAGCACTCAACTGCACAGCGTAGCGTTATTGCTCATCCCCACGCTTCTCAGCACCGTCAGCAGCTGGACGTCTTCCTGGTGGACGTTACGGTCCGATGCATTGCTGAGGTTACGATAA
- the LOC128268296 gene encoding M-phase phosphoprotein 6 has product MSNKTNKVQLSKAILQMKFMSRTKEKFDREADNAKGRALYASEITDKMLNEACKYVIETSYVPCEDLIEGRISFGGMNPEIERILEQESGAESAQRERAEAIKNSKMQKDVPDAEMAQFYSSVMKSVHKKYDSNRKRLQHPLPLNVKRSK; this is encoded by the exons ATGTCGAACAAAACGAATAAAGTGCAGCTTTCAAAAGCAATTTTGCAAATGAAATTCATGTCCCGCACGAAAGAAAAGTTTGACAGAGAAGCAGACAATGCAAAAGGCCG TGCGCTGTATGCTAGTGAAATAACGGATAAAATGTTGAACGAAGCGTGCAAATATGTGATTGAAACTAGCTACGTACCATGTGAGGATCTAATCGAAGGGCGGATCAGTTTTGGCGGAATGAATCCGGAAATCGAGCGAATACTAGAGCAAGAGAGCGGCGCAGAATCAGCGCAACGTGAGCGTGCCGAGGCAATCAAGAATAGCAAAATGCAAAAGGATGTACCTGATGCGGAAATGGCCCAGTTTTACTCGAGTGTAATGAAATCGGTGCACAAGAAGTACGACAGCAACCGGAAGCGACTGCAGCATCCGTTACCGTTAAACGTAAAACGTTCGAAATAA
- the LOC128277541 gene encoding coiled-coil and C2 domain-containing protein 1-like: MFGFKKPAPPKRERKRDPSELGLFGLSDDVSGLGTDANDGSDDDDDALEAELAAITASIGGARKPKPALKAKGIVAPQELDAMVAASLRDIGSDDEGSDDGDDDSELLNELSTITGGVSLDVDDEDSASGEAPAGKSGIGELVSLIKSRISMYTQAEEGAKKAGDSGKARRFNRGLKTLKDQLRLAEAGKHVAESDIPPEVSVPKASSGPVRPAPPPPVAPAIAQPEPMDTAEAGPSDSPPPVPVRRQAKPPPIPAPILETSSTPENPKLLLLNERKLQYKQAALTAKKTGDNVKALAYVKVLKQFDVVIQALANGEEVDLSRMPPPPEAVETSIAATSPPTVPSGSTAKQEEKLQQEAEVPSPSVPVATVEQPAEQEEADDDSEENLIQANSVLEALEQRLEKYKSVEQAAKDEGNSSKARRMGRIVKQYQDALKLHKAGKPIPIDELPTPPGYGPIPVDGPPKPPVAAAQRVAPAPPPKPRVLPVAAPAESSPGTSKASPKPATTLYDKQLTVLFERQQEYRQAAVDAKKAGELDEAKEFLRVFKGLEKMAEIARAGGRVDLSTIPISPGKRNALEASFTIVNTEDCDQPETPEQDVDGETRIRLEEQLSKQLILCRNTRDHHRAIGDIAGMNKFENLALNVQKDLDLVRLGHRRGLPLPKFHYEKLQFNVVKCNTDLSDNEIEISVVRGINYNVPNPKEVDTYVKFEFPYPQEDPLKGRTNLVRDTHSPEYNYTQTIEIQRSQRNCQRIFKRHALKCEVYSKGGFLRADVLIGTVTIKLQPLETQIEIHDSFPLMDGRRTVGGKLEVKVRVRNPILTKQIEQINERWVVFDS, encoded by the exons ATGTTTGGCTTCAAGAAACCAGCGCCACCGAAGCGCGAACGAAAGCGCGATCCTTCAGAG TTAGGATTATTTGGTTTATCGGACGACGTGAGTGGGCTCGGAACGGATGCAAACGACGGaagtgatgacgatgacgacgcccTGGAGGCCGAACTGGCTGCCATTACCGCGAGCATCGGTGGAGCTCGAAAGCCAAAGCCGGCACTGAAAGCAAAAGGAATTGTGGCCCCACAAGAGCTTGACGCTATGGTGGCTGCGAGTTTGCGTGATATTGGCAGCGATGACGAGGGCTCCGATGATGGGGACGATGATTCTGAGCTACTCAACGAGCTATCCACCATCACTGGCGGTGTGTCGCTTGATGTCGACGACGAGGATTCCGCCTCCGGCGAAGCACCCGCGGGCAAAAGTGGAATCGGTGAGCTGGTGTCGCTTATTAAATCGCGTATCAGCATGTACACTCAGGCGGAGGAAGGGGCCAAGAAAGCGGGTGATTCCGGCAAGGCACGGCGGTTCAATCGAGGATTGAAGACGCTCAAGGATCAGCTTCGATTGGCCGAAGCGGGCAAACATGTGGCCGAAAGTGACATTCCGCCAGAGGTTAGCGTACCGAAAGCGAGCTCCGGCCCCGTCCGTCCTGCACCACCGCCTCCTGTTGCGCCTGCGATAGCACAACCGGAACCGATGGACACAGCTGAAGCCGGCCCTTCAGACTCTCCCCCTCCGGTGCCCGTCCGGCGCCAAGCGAAACCGCCGCCGATACCTGCACCGATACTGGAAACTTCTTCCACTCCGGAGAACCCCAAGTTGCTTCTTCTCAATGAACGGAAACTGCAATACAAACAAGCGGCACTGACGGCCAAAAAAACAGGCGATAATGTTAAGGCACTGGCGtacgtgaaggtgctgaaacAGTTCGACGTGGTAATTCAAGCActggcgaacggcgaagaaGTGGATCTAAGCCgaatgccaccgccaccggaagcagtgGAAACATCGATAGCCGCAACAAGCCCACCAACGGTGCCTTCCGGAAGCACGGCGAAACAGGAAGAAAAATTGCAGCAAGAAGCAGAAGTGCCTTCTCCATCAGTTCCTGTAGCGACCGTCGAACAGCCGGCGGAACAGGAAGAAGCCGACGACGATAGCGAGGAAAACCTTATCCAGGCCAACAGCGTGCTGGAAGCACTCGAGCAGCGGTTGGAGAAGTATAAGTCCGTCGAGCAGGCCGCAAAAGATGAGGGCAACAGTTCGAAAGCGCGTCGGATGGGACGTATTGTGAAGCAGTACCAAGATGCGCTAAAGCTACACAAGGCCGGCaaaccgattccgatcgaTGAGCTACCGACGCCACCGGGATACGGGCCCATTCCGGTGGATGGTCCTCCGaaaccaccggtggcggcggcccagaGGGTAGCTCCAGCACCTCCTCCAAAACCGCGGGTACTACCGGTTGCGGCACCGGCGGAATCGTCCCCCGGAACGAGCAAAGCATCTCCGAAACCGGCCACTACCCTGTACGATAAACAGTTAACGGTGCTGTTCGAGCGGCAACAGGAGTACCGTCAGGCGGCGGTGGACGCAAAAAAAGCGGGAGAGTTGGACGAGGCGAAGGAATTTTTGCGCGTCTTCAAGGGACTGGAAAAGATGGCGGAAATAGCCCGGGCCGGTGGGCGGGTTGATCTGAGCACGATTCCGATTTCACCCGGCAAACGAAACGCGCTCGAGGCATCGTTTACCATCGTCAACACGGAGGACTGCGATCAGCCGGAGACACCCGAGCAAGACGTGGACGGTGAGACACGGATCCGGCTCGAGGAGCAGCTGTCGAAGCAGCTGATCTTGTGTCGCAATACACGGGACCACCATCGGGCCATCGGGGACATTGCGGGGATGAACAAGTTCGAAAATCTCGCCCTCAACGTGCAGAAGGATCTGGACCTCGTACGGTTGGGGCACCGGCGGGGTCTGCCGTTACCCAAGTTTCACTACGAAAAGCTGCAGTTTAACGTGGTGAAGTGTAACACGGATCTGTCCGACAATGAGATTGAGATCAGTGTGGTGCGTGGCATCAATTACAATGTGCCCAACCCGAAGGAAGTAGATACTTATGTCAAATTTGAGTTCCCGTATCCGCAG GAGGACCCCCTGAAGGGTAGAACGAACCTGGTGAGGGACACCCACAGCCCGGAGTATAACTATACGCAGACGATCGAGATACAGCGCAGTCAGCGGAACTGCCAGCGAATATTTAAACGCCATGCACTGAAGTGTGAAGTCTATTCTAAAGG TGGCTTCCTCCGCGCGGACGTGCTGATTGGTACGGTGACGATCAAGCTGCAGCCGTTGGAGACACAGATCGAAATTCACGATTCATTTCCG CTCATGGACGGACGACGCACCGTCGGTGGGAAGCTGGAGGTCAAAGTGCGTGTCCGTAATCCCATCCTTACCAAGCAAATCGAGCAGATTAACGAACGGTGGGTGGTGTTCGATTCGTAG
- the LOC128268291 gene encoding nucleolar complex protein 2 homolog — protein sequence MKVKQSKKKQDFQSMSLDNFFDNMDADVADEEPDCKPKTKLKANGIEKVKKKVTKEKVETKKQQTVVGKAVKSKVGEKRKKLKVAIPEPTTAEGKKSKPKQKSNGTGEAPKSEPKERKQKKELVPKPKRKAVEMEPEDSDDGSDVDEGNGMAQVEKDHKTALAKLRQTDPELYAFLKKNDEKLLKFGKMADDGEMEFSGTDDDDEEEAEDELEDEEDNVHKLPSKLEVASDESDFEPDDDDDGSDDDDGSDDDGEDDEEGVKGKRSKSSGEELTPGKKLNFKMLKAWTTDLTTLPVKQVEPIRNICKAFNSAIYTVTGEKTTIPPFRVDGSGMFNAIVQTCVLYLGPAIKSYLRVSESRQFKDLKRDKRFTKVRGCLRAYLIDLTNLLENVSSAHITTVLLKHLHQFSSILVCYQHITKPILKRLIGIWGTAEEETVRVLAFLCILKITHAQQSRYLSNVLKAMYLVYVKNSKFVSPNTLPNINFMRRSLTEMFLLNFNLSYQHMFLYIRQLAIHLRNAVILQKKDSYRYIYNWQYINSLKLWGDVLGAAHAHGDTLEPLVYPYVSITIGVIKLIPSAQYFPLRFHCCRMLTQLSAKTRTFIPVLPFLVEVLKSNTFNQQHKKLSMRPVNLACLLRFSPANIQENAYKDAVLDQIYELVLEFAANESASVAYPEIVLPSILLLRQYAKTTKQYKYARKIKQLSDKLMENYEFMEKRRKQMNLPLKDTERIRAWEEMVRAEGTPLARFHATVAKVAESEKRRQATDSEKISDYKLPTVKRPEKRTTKRADGPVTLFPSDDEDDEDDELGFGKRDEEAGDSDDESEMEVEDDDSEADDPAEDKVAGKGKSKLNGTTSKKKQNKLATANVEYPLERDDDTDQVDIVQDLKLDEWED from the coding sequence ATGAAGGTAAAACAGTCAAAGAAAAAGCAGGATTTCCAGAGCATGTCGCTGGATAACTTCTTCGACAACATGGATGCCGATGTTGCCGACGAAGAGCCGGACTGCAAGCCAAAAACCAAGCTCAAAGCGAACGGCatcgaaaaagtgaaaaagaagGTGACAAAAGAGAAGGTTGAAACCAAAAAGCAACAGACGGTGGTCGGCAAAGCAGTGAAATCTAAGGTTGGCGAGAAGCGGAAGAAACTAAAAGTTGCCATTCCGGAACCGACTACGGCAGAGGGTAAGAAAAGCAAACCCAAACAGAAATCTAATGGAACGGGTGAGGCGCCAAAATCCGAACCGAAGgagagaaagcagaaaaaggaaTTGGTTCCGAAGCCAAAACGCAAAGCCGTGGAGATGGAGCCGGAAGACAGTGACGATGGGTCGGACGTCGACGAAGGCAACGGTATGGCGCAAGTGGAGAAAGATCACAAAACAGCGCTCGCGAAACTCCGGCAAACTGACCCCGAGCTGTACGCGTTTTTGAAAAAGAACGACGAAAAGCTGCTGAAGTTTGGTAAAATGGCCGACGACGGAGAGATGGAGTTTAGCGgcactgacgacgacgatgaggaggaGGCGGAAGACGAACTGGAAGATGAGGAGGACAATGTCCACAAACTACCGAGCAAATTGGAGGTGGCCAGTGACGAAAGCGACTTTGagcctgacgacgacgatgatggcagtgatgatgatgatggcagtgatgatgatggagagGATGATGAGGAAGGCGTTAAGGGAAAACGGAGCAAAAGCAGCGGAGAGGAACTGACGCCGGGCAAGAAGCTCAATTTCAAGATGCTGAAAGCGTGGACCACGGATCTGACCACGCTGCCGGTGAAGCAGGTGGAGCCGATCAGAAACATCTGCAAGGCGTTCAACTCAGCGATCTACACGGTGACGGGCGAGAAGACCACAATCCCGCCCTTTCGAGTCGATGGATCGGGCATGTTCAATGCGATCGTGCAAACGTGCGTGCTTTACCTGGGGCCGGCCATTAAGAGCTATCTGCGGGTGAGCGAGAGCCGGCAGTTTAAGGACTTGAAGCGTGACAAGCGGTTCACCAAGGTACGCGGCTGTCTGCGGGCGTATCTGATCGATCTGACCAATCTGCTCGAGAATGTGTCCTCTGCGCACATTACCACGGTGTTGCTGAAGCATTTGCACCAGTTCTCGTCGATCCTCGTGTGCTACCAGCACATCACCAAGCCGATCCTGAAGCGCTTGATCGGCATCTGGGGCACGGCCGAAGAGGAAACGGTTCGGGTGCTCGCGTTCCTGTGTATCCTGAAGATAACGCACGCACAACAGTCGCGGTACCTGAGTAACGTGCTGAAGGCCATGTATCTGGTTTACGTGAAGAACAGCAAGTTCGTGTCACCGAACACGCTGCCGAACATCAACTTTATGCGCCGCTCGCTGACGGAAATGTTTCTGCTGAACTTTAATCTCTCGTATCAGCACATGTTTCTGTACATCCGCCAGTTGGCGATCCACCTGCGCAACGCCGTGATTCTGCAGAAAAAGGACAGCTACCGGTACATCTACAACTGGCAGTACATCAACTCGCTCAAGCTTTGGGGCGACGTGCTGGGCGCTGCCCACGCTCACGGTGACACCCTCGAACCGCTCGTCTACCCGTACGTCTCGATCACGATCGGAGTGATCAAACTGATCCCTTCCGCGCAGTACTTCCCGCTGCGCTTTCACTGTTGCCGTATGCTGACGCAGCTGAGCGCAAAAACGCGCACCTTCATTCCGGTGCTGCCATTCCTGGTGGAGGTGCTGAAGTCGAACACCTTCAACCAGCAACACAAGAAGCTGTCGATGCGCCCGGTCAACTTGGCCTGCCTGTTGCGCTTCTCGCCCGCCAACATCCAGGAGAACGCGTACAAGGACGCGGTGCTCGATCAGATCTACGAACTGGTGCTGGAGTTTGCGGCGAACGAGTCTGCGTCGGTGGCGTACCCGGAGATCGTGCTGCCCAGCATACTACTGCTGCGCCAGTACGCCAAAACCACCAAGCAGTACAAGTACGCACGCAAGATCAAGCAGCTGAGCGACAAACTGATGGAGAACTACGAGTTCATGGAGAAGCGGCGCAAGCAGATGAACCTTCCGCTCAAGGACACCGAGCGGATACGGGCGTGGGAAGAGATGGTGCGCGCCGAGGGCACCCCGCTGGCACGGTTCCACGCgacggtggcgaaggtggccGAATCGGAGAAACGGCGACAGGCGACCGACTCGGAGAAGATCAGCGACTACAAGCTGCCGACGGTCAAGCGGCCCGAAAAGAGGACGACGAAGCGGGCGGACGGCCCAGTCACGCTGTTCCcgtccgacgacgaggatgatgaggacgacgaGTTGGGCTTCGGTAAGCGGGACGAAGAAGCTGGTGACAGTGACGATGAGTCCGAAATGGAGGTGGAAGATGATGACAGTGAAGCGGATGATCCGGCGGAAGACAAGGTGGCTGGCAAGGGCAAGTCGAAGCTCAATGGAACAACCtcgaaaaagaagcaaaacaaattggCGACAGCGAATGTGGAGTATCCTTTGGAGAGAGACGACGATACGGACCAAGTGGACATCGTGCAGGATTTGAAACTGGATGAGTGGGAAGATTAA